Proteins encoded in a region of the Zunongwangia endophytica genome:
- a CDS encoding RagB/SusD family nutrient uptake outer membrane protein yields MRTLKYLFITFFILSSCSDLSEDLKSDLDSKTAEDFLEENTDIEALLERVYRDFDSNFIQHSGSVWALQEISADHAIVPSRPSGWDNGGVYRQLHTHSWMPENSMINDVWRRLNRGIFDATNVLNFVSNIEKEAETRFLRAYFMYTLLDLYNRVPFRNPGDDLLQPSTVLEGSEAVNFIIDEIEESLPNLPENVPAYLASKNAARGLLARIYLNRGVYNDREKPEFLAEDLEKVILYTNAIVNKDFDFYWDNFGPDNNEISSELIFTIEGEGGVRSHSLWVWWHAIFPSEIRLPNGGGWNGFASTPELYDLFNNKEDIRIYYEHPITTSLGYNAGLLTGQQYDSEGEPLPNVVFTKEIPNIIGATLWNGYRPVKYIPDYENPGAADNDIVLIRYADVQLMKAEALLRLGLEDEALTVVNELRTMRDLDPLTVLNLRVLLDVRGRELFWEGHRRQDLIRFGEYLKTWTLKEKSMTKYLIYPIPPADVLDNPNLNQNPEY; encoded by the coding sequence ATGAGAACTTTAAAATATTTATTTATAACATTTTTTATTTTGTCTTCTTGCTCAGACCTAAGTGAAGATTTGAAATCTGATCTGGATTCTAAAACAGCTGAAGATTTTTTAGAAGAAAATACTGATATAGAAGCACTACTTGAAAGAGTATATAGGGACTTCGATAGTAATTTCATTCAGCACTCAGGCAGTGTATGGGCACTTCAGGAAATAAGTGCAGATCATGCCATAGTGCCATCAAGGCCTTCAGGGTGGGATAATGGCGGTGTTTACAGACAATTGCATACACATTCCTGGATGCCAGAAAACTCGATGATAAATGATGTATGGAGAAGACTGAATCGCGGTATTTTTGATGCTACCAATGTTCTTAATTTCGTTTCAAATATTGAAAAAGAAGCAGAAACTCGATTTTTGAGAGCTTATTTTATGTACACCCTTTTGGACCTTTATAATAGAGTCCCATTTAGAAATCCAGGTGATGATTTATTACAACCTTCAACCGTTTTAGAAGGATCTGAGGCTGTTAATTTTATTATTGATGAAATAGAAGAGTCTCTTCCAAATTTGCCAGAGAATGTTCCGGCATATCTGGCCTCTAAGAATGCAGCGCGAGGTTTGCTTGCAAGAATCTATCTAAATCGTGGTGTTTATAATGATAGAGAAAAACCAGAATTTTTAGCCGAAGATTTGGAGAAAGTAATTTTGTATACTAACGCTATCGTTAATAAAGATTTTGATTTTTATTGGGATAATTTTGGGCCTGATAATAATGAAATTTCATCAGAATTGATCTTTACTATAGAAGGTGAAGGAGGAGTTAGATCACATTCCCTTTGGGTGTGGTGGCATGCTATTTTTCCCTCTGAAATTCGTTTGCCTAATGGCGGAGGATGGAATGGTTTTGCTTCAACTCCCGAGTTATACGATCTTTTCAATAATAAGGAGGATATTAGAATATATTATGAGCATCCAATTACCACCTCACTAGGGTACAACGCGGGTTTATTAACTGGTCAGCAATATGATTCAGAAGGAGAACCTTTACCAAATGTAGTTTTTACAAAAGAGATTCCTAACATCATAGGAGCTACGCTATGGAATGGATATCGACCTGTAAAATATATTCCTGATTATGAAAATCCCGGAGCAGCTGATAATGATATAGTTCTTATTCGATATGCAGATGTGCAACTTATGAAGGCAGAAGCATTGCTAAGGTTAGGATTAGAAGACGAAGCTTTAACTGTGGTTAATGAATTGAGAACTATGAGAGATCTTGATCCCTTAACTGTATTAAATTTAAGAGTCTTGCTTGATGTTAGAGGACGTGAACTTTTTTGGGAAGGTCATCGTCGTCAGGATTTAATAAGGTTTGGTGAATACTTAAAAACCTGGACCCTGAAGGAAAAATCTATGACGAAATATTTAATTTATCCAATTCCTCCTGCCGATGTATTAGATAACCCTAATTTGAATCAGAATCCAGAGTATTGA
- a CDS encoding SusC/RagA family TonB-linked outer membrane protein has product MKPYKENVNKPMQTFFQKLLIVFMKSCMLILVLSLTSLNAKDMYSQIKIDIDVKNVTILQLLNIIQEKSDYIFLYEDSILEETDVITLYKQNAEIDDILESILDKRNIKFGINDLQIVLYKEKNIQPEKFDLIQNFNISGSVVDKTGTPLTGATIMEKGTNNGTQSDFDGNYSLELNSSTSTLIISYMGFETQEILVNKNNEIDVVLLEDSAALEEVVIVGYGTSRVKDLTGAVTRVTEESFNKGVITSPDQLVQGKVAGVNVVNNSGAPGGEVTFRIRGASSVRSGNQPLFVVDGVPLSGRNTKPNSTAANGGLGNTAGSNPLNFINPNDIETIDILKDASATAIYGSRGANGVVLITTKKGKRGEPSINLVLDSGISFLSRKPEIMDSNQFRAALEERELEGYDGGRSVDAFDAIMRTAVTTNLNLAVSGGSTKSNYRLSAGILDQKGIIKENGLKKYTANLTTSFKFLSEDRLKLDLSLLASNTIDNAAPITEDSDIYGSLVGNAIEWNPTVPFKNSQGEFVQRNYLEGENDVAGLPTNPLALIDYYNDKSDITNILGSFAVTFEIVDGLNYKFLLGLNHSKGNRTIDTSGELFFNTITDLGLAVVNNSVLNSSTLTHTLNYDKDFNTFHFNALVGYEFQEYSGYRNNISAKGFQLFNIPGSDMLQNPTQDNIAVNSSRDAVNELQSYFGRINANFSDRFLLTGTLRVDGSTKFGDNNKYGIFPSFAGAWVLSEETFFDDSENVDNLKFRVGWGKTGNQEFPSGASQERYEVGRQQIYLANVANPDLKWETSETYNIGLDFVFFDYKLSGSLEYFNKKTKDLLFQRAAIQPAPDAQFWTNLPATIQNEGFELMLNTIIKETDNLTWEIGGNVSYLRNIFKDYDGAPVLTGQINGNGLGGGSNSQVLINNQPLFVFNMVEFQGFDENGVARYSDEKKFVGDPNPNVLFGANTSLSYKSFDFNMSFNGALGHQVYNNTANALITSANFSLGRNTSKQIAFSNESLGNSNVVSTRYLENADYLRLQNASIVYNFNVKENFLKNLRLSLTGQNLLLITGYSGFDPEVNTNRGVGGVPSFGIDYISYPPSTTILLGLNATF; this is encoded by the coding sequence ATGAAACCTTATAAGGAAAATGTTAATAAACCTATGCAAACTTTCTTTCAAAAATTACTTATTGTATTTATGAAATCCTGCATGCTGATTCTTGTTTTAAGTTTAACAAGCCTAAATGCGAAAGATATGTACTCGCAAATCAAAATTGATATTGATGTTAAGAATGTTACAATTCTTCAATTATTAAATATAATCCAGGAAAAAAGTGATTATATTTTTTTGTACGAAGATAGTATTTTAGAAGAAACCGATGTTATCACCTTATATAAACAAAATGCCGAAATTGATGACATTTTGGAATCTATTTTAGATAAAAGAAATATAAAATTTGGGATTAACGATTTACAGATAGTTCTGTATAAAGAGAAAAATATCCAACCTGAAAAATTTGATCTTATTCAAAACTTTAATATTTCAGGTAGTGTCGTAGATAAAACCGGAACACCTCTAACTGGTGCCACAATTATGGAAAAAGGTACTAATAATGGTACCCAAAGCGATTTTGATGGTAATTATTCACTTGAGCTGAATAGTTCAACTAGTACCTTAATCATTTCATATATGGGCTTTGAAACCCAAGAAATTTTAGTAAATAAAAATAACGAAATCGATGTAGTTCTGCTGGAGGATTCTGCTGCTTTAGAAGAAGTTGTTATTGTTGGATATGGAACGAGTAGAGTTAAAGATCTTACCGGAGCTGTAACTAGGGTTACTGAAGAGTCATTTAATAAAGGGGTTATCACTTCTCCGGATCAATTAGTACAAGGTAAAGTGGCTGGTGTAAATGTGGTAAATAATAGTGGTGCCCCAGGTGGCGAAGTAACATTTAGAATTAGAGGAGCTTCTTCAGTTAGATCAGGGAATCAACCTCTTTTTGTAGTGGACGGAGTTCCCTTATCGGGAAGGAATACCAAACCTAATTCAACAGCCGCAAACGGTGGGTTAGGAAATACGGCTGGTTCCAACCCTCTTAACTTTATAAATCCAAACGATATCGAAACTATTGATATCCTAAAAGATGCTTCAGCCACAGCAATTTACGGGTCTAGAGGCGCGAATGGTGTTGTTTTAATTACAACTAAAAAGGGAAAACGGGGTGAACCTTCGATTAATTTAGTATTGGATTCAGGAATAAGCTTTTTAAGTCGAAAACCTGAAATTATGGATTCCAATCAATTTAGAGCTGCATTAGAAGAACGTGAACTTGAAGGCTATGATGGAGGGAGATCTGTTGATGCTTTCGATGCTATTATGCGAACGGCTGTTACTACTAATCTTAATTTAGCTGTGAGCGGTGGTAGTACGAAAAGCAATTATAGGCTCTCTGCCGGAATACTAGATCAAAAAGGTATTATCAAAGAAAATGGTTTAAAAAAGTACACGGCCAACCTAACTACAAGTTTCAAATTTCTATCAGAAGATCGATTGAAACTGGATCTTAGCCTCCTCGCCTCGAATACCATAGATAACGCTGCGCCTATCACAGAAGATTCAGATATTTATGGAAGTTTAGTTGGTAATGCTATTGAATGGAATCCAACTGTCCCTTTCAAAAATTCTCAAGGTGAATTTGTACAAAGAAATTACTTAGAAGGGGAGAATGATGTTGCTGGATTACCTACTAATCCATTAGCATTAATTGACTATTACAACGATAAAAGCGATATTACCAATATTTTGGGCAGTTTTGCAGTCACTTTTGAAATTGTTGATGGATTAAATTATAAATTTCTTTTAGGTCTCAACCATTCTAAGGGAAATAGAACTATAGATACTTCTGGAGAATTATTTTTCAATACAATAACAGATTTAGGCTTGGCTGTTGTTAATAATTCTGTTCTAAATAGCAGTACATTAACTCATACTTTAAATTACGATAAAGACTTTAATACTTTTCATTTCAATGCATTAGTTGGATATGAATTCCAAGAATATAGTGGATACAGAAATAATATCTCAGCTAAGGGTTTTCAGCTCTTCAATATTCCGGGATCTGATATGTTACAAAATCCTACCCAGGACAATATAGCAGTTAATTCTTCTCGAGATGCTGTAAACGAGTTGCAATCCTATTTTGGAAGAATCAATGCAAATTTCTCAGATCGCTTTTTGTTAACTGGAACTTTGAGAGTTGATGGGTCAACTAAATTTGGTGATAATAATAAATATGGAATTTTCCCTTCTTTCGCAGGTGCATGGGTGCTTAGTGAAGAAACCTTTTTTGATGATTCAGAGAATGTTGATAATTTAAAATTTAGAGTTGGATGGGGTAAAACTGGAAATCAGGAATTTCCGTCAGGAGCCAGTCAAGAAAGATATGAGGTGGGAAGGCAGCAGATATATTTAGCCAATGTTGCAAACCCTGATCTTAAATGGGAAACATCTGAAACCTATAATATTGGACTTGATTTTGTCTTTTTCGATTATAAGTTAAGTGGCTCTCTAGAATATTTTAATAAAAAAACAAAGGATTTATTATTTCAGCGCGCAGCTATTCAACCGGCACCCGATGCTCAATTTTGGACTAACCTTCCAGCTACTATACAGAATGAAGGCTTTGAATTAATGCTGAACACTATAATAAAGGAGACCGATAACCTAACTTGGGAAATTGGAGGCAACGTAAGTTATCTTAGAAACATATTTAAAGATTATGATGGTGCACCGGTACTTACTGGTCAAATTAACGGAAATGGATTGGGAGGCGGTTCAAACTCCCAAGTGCTAATTAATAATCAACCTCTTTTTGTATTTAATATGGTCGAGTTTCAAGGTTTTGACGAAAATGGTGTTGCTCGCTATTCCGATGAGAAGAAATTTGTCGGAGATCCAAATCCTAATGTTTTATTTGGGGCAAACACGAGCTTAAGCTACAAAAGTTTTGACTTCAATATGAGTTTTAATGGAGCCTTAGGACATCAAGTTTATAACAACACCGCGAATGCCCTAATAACATCTGCTAATTTCTCCTTAGGTAGAAATACTTCTAAACAAATAGCCTTTAGCAATGAGAGTTTAGGAAATTCAAATGTGGTCTCTACAAGATACCTCGAAAATGCAGATTATTTAAGATTACAAAATGCCTCTATTGTCTATAATTTTAATGTTAAGGAAAATTTTTTAAAAAATTTGCGACTTTCCTTAACGGGTCAGAATTTATTGCTAATTACCGGATATAGCGGTTTTGATCCTGAAGTTAATACGAATAGAGGTGTAGGTGGAGTGCCATCCTTTGGCATCGATTACATTTCTTATCCACCAAGCACTACAATTTTGCTAGGCTTAAATGCTACTTTTTAA
- a CDS encoding FecR family protein, with protein sequence MNNNKDYMLCKFEKQLLRRRILQSAAQLKKQKLKRKMARVFSISAAASLLCVIGLYYFFQSSLSSPKEDFVQHTPEVNSYDSEQVIVMLGEKKVILNNNENKIQYLSSGRKVIIEDDKFITLNSQQNDKIVLNTLIVPYGKRAQLKLSDGSEVWLNSGSKLIYPTIFNSENREVHLEGEAIFEIKHDHNKPFRVLTEYQNVEVLGTVFNISAYADDSIHHTALKSGSVRIAYKKSKYESFKITPGRIAEYHVRTGKSLNKHVDLSRYFSWRDGYFILKNEKLESIFTKLSRYYNIRINYTANSDVMQKRFSGRLHLNENIESVLKILQTSGFDFEIKDHSIIIK encoded by the coding sequence ATGAATAATAATAAGGATTATATGCTTTGCAAATTTGAAAAGCAACTATTACGAAGACGCATATTACAATCTGCAGCGCAATTGAAAAAGCAAAAGTTGAAAAGAAAAATGGCACGTGTTTTTTCAATTTCTGCTGCTGCTTCACTTTTATGTGTAATAGGTTTATATTATTTTTTCCAATCTTCGCTTTCATCTCCTAAAGAAGATTTTGTACAACATACTCCAGAGGTTAATTCATATGATTCAGAACAGGTCATTGTTATGTTAGGTGAAAAAAAAGTAATTCTAAATAATAACGAAAATAAAATTCAATATTTATCATCGGGAAGAAAAGTGATTATAGAAGATGATAAATTTATAACACTGAATTCTCAACAAAATGATAAAATTGTATTAAATACATTAATAGTTCCTTACGGTAAACGTGCTCAACTGAAACTTTCAGATGGCTCAGAAGTTTGGCTAAATTCTGGCTCTAAACTCATCTATCCTACTATTTTTAATAGCGAAAATAGAGAGGTTCATTTGGAGGGGGAAGCAATTTTCGAGATAAAACATGATCATAATAAACCCTTTAGAGTTCTTACAGAATACCAGAATGTAGAAGTTTTAGGAACTGTTTTCAATATTTCTGCTTATGCAGATGATTCAATTCATCATACGGCATTAAAAAGTGGTAGTGTAAGAATAGCTTATAAAAAGAGTAAATACGAATCATTTAAGATTACACCAGGAAGGATTGCCGAATATCACGTTAGAACAGGCAAGTCTTTGAATAAACATGTTGATCTTAGTAGATACTTTTCATGGCGAGATGGTTATTTTATTCTTAAGAATGAAAAGCTTGAATCTATATTTACGAAGCTTTCAAGATATTATAACATAAGAATTAATTATACAGCAAATTCTGATGTTATGCAAAAAAGATTTTCTGGCCGCCTTCATCTTAACGAAAATATTGAATCTGTGCTTAAAATATTACAGACCTCCGGTTTCGATTTTGAAATTAAGGATCATTCAATAATCATTAAATAA
- a CDS encoding RNA polymerase sigma factor: MSFEAQNKPEFSDEKEAWQKLRVGSLDALGFFYDKYADDLFNIGISIKRDRALVKDAIHDSFIELYKYHSNLSIVKNIRSYLITSFKRTLFKSIKAKDIILKSYDFENNLYALDTSNAENTIIDMELYFFKKNKLQKALKCLTPHQATALKLKFIEDRSYSEIAANLNVSISSARTLVYRSIKELRKKIIILFF; encoded by the coding sequence ATGTCATTTGAAGCACAAAATAAACCTGAATTTAGCGATGAAAAGGAAGCATGGCAAAAACTTCGTGTTGGCTCATTAGATGCTTTGGGTTTTTTTTACGATAAATACGCTGATGATCTTTTCAATATAGGAATTTCTATCAAAAGAGATCGTGCTTTAGTAAAAGATGCAATACATGATTCGTTTATTGAACTTTATAAATACCATAGTAATCTTTCTATCGTAAAAAATATTAGATCTTATTTAATCACTAGCTTTAAAAGAACGCTATTTAAAAGTATAAAAGCAAAAGATATTATTTTAAAATCTTATGATTTTGAAAATAATTTGTATGCTTTAGACACTTCTAATGCAGAAAATACCATTATAGATATGGAGCTTTATTTTTTTAAAAAAAATAAACTACAAAAAGCATTGAAGTGTCTCACTCCTCATCAAGCTACCGCCCTAAAATTGAAGTTTATAGAAGACCGAAGTTATTCTGAAATAGCAGCAAATCTTAATGTTTCTATATCCTCTGCACGTACTTTAGTATACCGTTCAATAAAAGAACTTAGAAAAAAAATTATCATATTATTTTTCTAA
- a CDS encoding glycoside hydrolase family 2 TIM barrel-domain containing protein — protein MRSFFKLVIFFTYVFFLSEAFAQETEIQYLSGTGSDQTVDWKFMVDDGRKANEWTTIPVPSNWEQFGFGIYNYGHAEDEDRGKEIGHYKYEFNIPLEWKNKQIEIVFEGSMTDTEVKINGKLAGPVHQGAFYRFKYNISDLLNFGSEYNLLEVSVKKHSKNESVNQAERHADYWIFGGIFRPVYLQAKPFQNIERVAINAQADGQFEAEIFCNNIHRNGSLDAQIFSLNGDPVGETFTIDLNKGSNSVIIQSNFENIQTWNPEDPNLYKVEFRLKNNSKTIHELTQNFGFRTIQLRERDGIYVNGTKIKFKGVNRHTFWPITGRASSRTRSIADAELIKSMNMNAVRMSHYPPDQHFLEVADSLGLFVLDELAGWHASYDTEVGSKLVKEMVIRDINHPSIVFWDNGNEGGHNTDLDSLFQKYDIQNRRTIHPWQSFNGLSNEHYRPYNYGVGTYWNGQNVVFPTEFLHGMYDGGAGAGLNDFWNKMIWDNPLAAGGFIWVFADEGVKRTDTGEIDTYNGAAADGILGPFHEKEASYYAIKEIWSPVHFQDKSISKYFDGKLKIENRYFYTNLKDLNFNWELKKISLPGDNSSVEKTEGKANSPNIAPNRIGELELDLPENWFEFDVLHVSVTDKFGKEIYTRSWPIKMPRNLIKGLISQPVNKTSLSVTEEEDEYKIKAGNVEYLIDKNNGQLKHVANRKGEIPFNSGPHLSAGKVLFDSLNIQKSNDSITITSSFKPESRMKEFIWIFYPTGWVKLEIFYKPEEYDVDFDYMGVDFSYPENLVEGVTWLGDGPYRVWKNRMQGVEYGIHQKDYNNTITGVSPMVYPEFKGYHSNLYWAKIESKEQSFLVATATDDVFLRLYTPEYPQKEFEARTSPPFPEQDISFMQAIPAIGSKTNQPERLGPDGQKNIFFDYGTFDDWRIRSKKMILFFNFSIADDD, from the coding sequence ATGAGATCATTTTTCAAACTAGTTATATTTTTTACTTACGTATTTTTTCTTTCAGAAGCCTTTGCTCAGGAAACAGAAATTCAATATTTATCTGGTACCGGTAGTGACCAGACTGTAGACTGGAAATTTATGGTTGATGATGGGAGAAAAGCAAACGAATGGACTACAATTCCTGTACCTTCTAATTGGGAGCAATTCGGTTTTGGAATTTACAATTACGGACATGCAGAAGACGAAGATAGAGGGAAGGAAATAGGTCATTATAAGTACGAATTTAATATTCCATTAGAGTGGAAAAATAAACAAATAGAAATCGTTTTTGAGGGATCGATGACGGATACCGAAGTTAAAATTAATGGTAAACTTGCAGGCCCGGTACATCAAGGAGCTTTTTATCGTTTCAAATACAATATTTCGGATTTACTGAATTTTGGTTCTGAATATAATTTACTGGAAGTGAGCGTCAAAAAACATTCCAAAAATGAATCCGTGAATCAGGCCGAAAGACATGCCGATTACTGGATTTTTGGCGGGATTTTTCGTCCGGTATACTTACAGGCAAAACCTTTTCAAAACATAGAAAGAGTAGCTATTAATGCGCAGGCCGATGGTCAGTTTGAAGCAGAAATTTTTTGTAATAATATTCATAGAAATGGGAGTCTGGATGCTCAAATCTTTAGTTTAAATGGAGATCCAGTCGGGGAGACTTTTACCATTGACCTTAATAAGGGCTCAAATTCCGTAATAATTCAATCAAATTTTGAAAATATCCAAACTTGGAATCCTGAAGATCCAAATTTATACAAGGTAGAGTTCAGATTGAAAAATAATAGTAAAACTATTCATGAACTCACACAAAACTTTGGTTTTAGAACAATCCAATTGCGAGAGCGAGATGGAATATATGTAAATGGGACAAAAATAAAGTTTAAAGGTGTAAACAGACATACTTTCTGGCCAATAACAGGCCGAGCCTCTAGTAGAACAAGAAGCATAGCGGATGCGGAATTAATTAAAAGTATGAATATGAATGCGGTGCGTATGTCACATTATCCGCCCGATCAACATTTTCTGGAAGTAGCTGATTCTTTGGGACTCTTTGTACTGGATGAACTTGCCGGATGGCATGCATCCTATGATACTGAAGTAGGCAGCAAGTTAGTAAAAGAAATGGTTATTCGTGATATTAATCATCCTTCTATTGTATTTTGGGACAATGGTAACGAAGGAGGACATAATACAGATCTAGACTCACTTTTTCAGAAATACGACATTCAAAATCGTAGAACAATACATCCTTGGCAAAGCTTCAACGGGTTATCGAATGAGCATTATCGACCTTATAATTATGGAGTTGGAACATACTGGAATGGCCAGAATGTTGTTTTTCCAACTGAGTTTTTACACGGAATGTATGATGGTGGTGCTGGTGCTGGTTTAAATGATTTTTGGAACAAAATGATTTGGGATAATCCGCTTGCTGCCGGAGGATTTATTTGGGTTTTTGCTGATGAAGGAGTGAAGCGAACAGACACTGGAGAAATTGACACCTATAATGGAGCTGCTGCTGATGGGATTTTGGGCCCTTTTCATGAAAAAGAAGCTAGTTATTACGCTATTAAAGAAATATGGTCTCCCGTGCATTTCCAGGATAAAAGTATAAGCAAATATTTTGATGGTAAACTCAAGATTGAAAATCGATATTTCTACACCAATTTGAAGGATTTAAATTTCAATTGGGAACTCAAAAAAATATCATTACCAGGTGATAATTCATCTGTAGAAAAAACTGAAGGGAAAGCTAACTCACCAAATATCGCACCGAATCGTATTGGAGAATTAGAACTTGATCTTCCTGAGAATTGGTTTGAATTTGATGTTCTACATGTTTCGGTTACCGATAAGTTCGGTAAGGAAATTTATACCCGGAGTTGGCCTATTAAAATGCCTCGAAACCTTATAAAAGGGTTAATTAGTCAACCCGTGAATAAAACCTCTTTGAGTGTAACAGAAGAAGAGGACGAATATAAAATTAAGGCTGGAAATGTAGAATATCTTATTGATAAGAATAATGGACAATTAAAGCATGTGGCTAATAGAAAAGGTGAAATACCTTTTAATAGTGGTCCTCATCTAAGTGCTGGTAAAGTTTTATTTGATTCTTTAAACATCCAAAAATCAAATGACTCAATTACAATAACATCTTCATTCAAACCAGAATCGAGAATGAAAGAATTTATTTGGATATTTTATCCTACGGGTTGGGTAAAACTGGAAATTTTTTACAAGCCAGAAGAATACGATGTAGATTTCGATTACATGGGTGTAGATTTTTCATATCCCGAAAATTTAGTCGAAGGCGTTACATGGCTTGGGGATGGTCCTTATCGAGTTTGGAAAAACAGAATGCAGGGCGTGGAATATGGAATTCATCAAAAAGATTACAACAATACTATAACTGGTGTTTCACCTATGGTTTATCCTGAATTTAAAGGGTATCATTCAAATTTGTACTGGGCAAAAATTGAATCAAAAGAACAGTCGTTTTTGGTAGCAACGGCTACCGATGATGTATTTTTGAGATTATATACTCCTGAATATCCTCAAAAGGAGTTCGAAGCTCGAACGTCACCTCCTTTTCCAGAACAGGATATTTCTTTTATGCAGGCAATTCCTGCTATTGGAAGTAAGACAAATCAGCCAGAACGTTTGGGGCCAGATGGGCAAAAAAATATTTTCTTCGATTACGGCACATTTGATGACTGGCGCATACGAAGCAAAAAGATGATATTGTTTTTCAATTTTTCTATAGCGGATGATGATTAA
- a CDS encoding RagB/SusD family nutrient uptake outer membrane protein, whose translation MKLNKNPLKYFLIGASFLMFLTSCNKEFLEEEPLGFPNSNNILKDIGGFESAIVALHVAAREMYFYPDGSRMNSLWLGTDVAYTGDRSLADFENYQTWLTPTQFSVEFYWDWAYLDVIPRANTIIEFANGPDAVWESEEQKNTVIAEARFFRGYVYNILAKLYGDVPLVNQIYNNPKTDFVRSPRIEVYDFAKEDLEFASQWLPVEAPFDGRIEKGAADHLLSEVYISLGDFDAAVASASKVIESPRYELMTERFGNYLDKPGDVFADLFKDENQNRSSTTNTETIWALQFEFQTPGGTAGGAKWYSNGWLRAWGPKWWNIKDPQGNSGMQLTTDSLGRGVAWVRPSTYYYDKIWNEDPMDMRNSKYNIKREYYYNNPDSPYFGEKVNPSITNLDTLVQYYPMVMKIEPQLFPEGPTYGRAFKDTYVMRLAETYLLRAEAYFRNGNLEEAANDINTLKKRAKAELITASDINIDYILDERARELIIEEPRRLTLNRLGLLSERVRKYNPESSSSVQDYHNLFPIPQSAIDANIDSELRQNPGY comes from the coding sequence ATGAAATTAAATAAAAATCCACTAAAATATTTTTTAATTGGAGCAAGTTTTCTAATGTTTCTTACTTCATGTAATAAAGAATTTTTGGAAGAAGAACCATTGGGCTTTCCAAATTCTAATAACATCTTAAAAGATATAGGCGGTTTTGAAAGTGCAATTGTAGCATTACATGTTGCGGCTAGAGAAATGTATTTTTATCCTGATGGTTCGAGAATGAACTCTTTGTGGCTTGGAACCGATGTAGCATATACGGGGGACAGATCACTTGCCGATTTTGAGAATTACCAAACTTGGTTAACACCAACTCAGTTTTCTGTGGAATTCTATTGGGATTGGGCATATTTGGATGTTATTCCAAGAGCAAATACTATCATAGAATTTGCGAATGGTCCAGATGCGGTTTGGGAGAGTGAAGAACAAAAAAATACAGTTATAGCTGAAGCCCGGTTTTTTAGAGGTTATGTATATAATATTTTAGCAAAACTTTATGGAGATGTTCCTCTAGTTAATCAGATTTATAATAATCCAAAGACTGATTTTGTGAGAAGTCCTAGAATAGAAGTTTACGATTTTGCCAAAGAGGATCTTGAATTTGCAAGCCAGTGGCTACCAGTAGAGGCACCTTTTGATGGACGAATTGAGAAGGGCGCTGCAGACCATCTATTGTCTGAGGTATATATAAGTCTAGGTGATTTTGATGCTGCAGTGGCAAGTGCTTCTAAAGTTATAGAATCTCCAAGATATGAATTGATGACTGAAAGATTTGGAAATTATCTTGACAAGCCGGGAGATGTTTTCGCAGATTTATTTAAGGATGAAAATCAAAATCGTTCTAGTACTACCAATACAGAAACAATATGGGCTTTGCAATTCGAATTTCAAACTCCAGGAGGAACAGCCGGGGGCGCCAAATGGTATTCTAATGGATGGTTAAGAGCGTGGGGACCTAAATGGTGGAATATAAAAGATCCGCAGGGTAATTCTGGAATGCAGCTTACAACAGATAGTTTAGGGAGAGGAGTCGCCTGGGTTCGACCTTCAACATATTACTATGATAAGATATGGAATGAAGATCCAATGGATATGAGAAATTCGAAATACAATATTAAAAGAGAATATTATTATAATAATCCTGATTCTCCTTATTTTGGAGAGAAAGTAAATCCCTCAATTACGAATCTTGATACATTAGTTCAGTATTATCCGATGGTCATGAAAATAGAACCACAGTTATTTCCTGAAGGCCCAACTTATGGTAGAGCCTTTAAGGATACTTACGTTATGCGACTTGCAGAAACATACTTATTGAGAGCGGAGGCATATTTTCGTAATGGTAATCTTGAAGAAGCTGCAAACGATATAAATACGCTTAAAAAGCGAGCCAAGGCAGAATTGATAACAGCATCAGATATTAACATAGATTATATATTGGATGAACGTGCCAGAGAACTAATTATTGAAGAACCAAGGCGTTTAACTTTAAATCGATTGGGTTTGTTGTCAGAACGGGTAAGAAAATATAATCCGGAAAGTAGTTCAAGTGTGCAGGATTATCACAATCTTTTTCCTATTCCTCAATCTGCTATAGACGCTAATATTGATTCAGAACTCCGCCAAAATCCTGGTTACTAA